The following coding sequences lie in one Niabella agricola genomic window:
- a CDS encoding DUF4290 domain-containing protein, translating into MEYNTTRNHLTIREYGRNVQKMVEYILTIEDPEKRKKNAYAVIELMGILNPSLKNVEDYKHKLWDHLFQISDFKLEVDAPYPKPTKEELSAKPDPIPYPTRSSKLAHLGANLESLIEKALQETDPDKKQGFANSIAYYMKLAYSNWHKEIVHDDAIQSELSDITNGQLAFTNTPSVKAFRPDNNNGRDNKSNFNKRNKFQPRNGNGGNNNGNNNRRNNNNNGGGFKKKRFI; encoded by the coding sequence ATGGAATATAATACAACAAGAAATCATCTGACCATACGGGAGTATGGCCGAAATGTACAGAAGATGGTGGAATACATCTTAACCATTGAAGACCCCGAAAAAAGAAAGAAAAATGCCTATGCCGTTATCGAGTTAATGGGCATCCTGAACCCTTCGCTGAAAAACGTAGAAGACTACAAACATAAATTATGGGACCATCTTTTCCAGATCTCCGATTTTAAGCTGGAGGTGGATGCGCCCTATCCCAAGCCTACCAAAGAAGAGCTGAGCGCCAAGCCGGACCCGATCCCCTACCCTACCCGCAGCTCAAAGCTGGCACACCTGGGGGCGAACCTGGAAAGCCTGATTGAAAAAGCGCTGCAGGAAACGGACCCCGACAAAAAACAGGGCTTTGCCAACAGCATTGCGTATTACATGAAGCTGGCGTACAGCAACTGGCACAAGGAAATTGTACATGATGATGCCATACAAAGTGAGCTGAGTGATATTACCAACGGCCAGCTGGCCTTTACCAATACGCCTAGCGTAAAAGCGTTTCGCCCGGATAATAACAACGGTCGCGATAACAAAAGTAATTTTAACAAACGCAATAAGTTTCAGCCACGAAACGGGAACGGCGGCAATAACAACGGTAACAATAACCGCCGCAACAATAACAACAACGGCGGTGGCTTTAAAAAGAAGCGTTTTATTTAA
- a CDS encoding Rieske (2Fe-2S) protein, with product MSKKLEWHLLALHPNELNFNEENLAEIKIGGRHLCIARFHKKLFACAAKCPHAAAPLAGGYVNVQGDIVCPVHRYKFNLETGRNTTGEGYFLKTYPVEEREDGWYVGIERDNWFGF from the coding sequence ATGAGTAAAAAGCTGGAGTGGCACTTGCTTGCCTTACATCCGAATGAATTGAATTTTAATGAAGAGAACCTGGCGGAAATCAAGATTGGCGGCAGGCATTTATGTATTGCACGGTTTCATAAAAAACTATTTGCCTGTGCAGCCAAATGCCCGCACGCAGCCGCTCCATTGGCAGGCGGATATGTAAATGTACAAGGTGATATCGTTTGCCCGGTACACCGGTACAAATTCAATTTGGAAACAGGGCGTAACACCACGGGCGAGGGTTACTTTTTAAAAACCTACCCGGTGGAAGAGCGGGAGGATGGCTGGTATGTGGGCATTGAAAGAGATAACTGGTTCGGGTTTTAG
- a CDS encoding DUF3472 domain-containing protein, which translates to MSPKKRLIFLLFQVCLLPGVTVIAQNSDTSKSSEPVYYSPGGTYSDWYFPAGEGYASLEWTFVPVADPPPSLAKQGLLHYYAYNFSLVNATGNVGSGYAGFQTNGIFKNSFQGKVINFSIWGSNGGKSKGMVNAANDESGGYQIMYKYNWTPGQQYRFELKQGPSGEDSLGKWWGLWVTNKSNGATDFIGEQRVPAAVNGKSVVLWKAHTSMFGEDLHWWQSLNGHTKYKEQSSFQPSAMAAVDITANGGTVKPVRFVSFINSGKPVTGGNGFKSVNSKVSIYRDTTNFNVQHNLGYWATPAPNYLKK; encoded by the coding sequence ATGAGTCCTAAAAAGCGCTTGATTTTTCTATTGTTCCAGGTTTGTTTATTGCCAGGAGTAACGGTGATTGCCCAAAACAGCGATACATCAAAAAGCAGCGAGCCTGTATATTACAGTCCGGGTGGCACTTATAGCGATTGGTATTTTCCTGCCGGGGAAGGCTATGCGAGCCTGGAATGGACTTTTGTACCGGTTGCGGATCCCCCGCCAAGCCTGGCAAAGCAGGGTTTATTACATTACTATGCCTATAATTTTTCGCTGGTTAATGCTACCGGAAACGTTGGTAGCGGCTATGCGGGTTTTCAAACAAATGGAATTTTCAAAAATTCGTTCCAGGGAAAAGTGATCAACTTTTCCATCTGGGGTTCTAATGGCGGAAAATCGAAAGGAATGGTAAATGCTGCCAATGATGAAAGTGGTGGCTATCAGATCATGTATAAATACAACTGGACGCCGGGGCAGCAATACCGGTTTGAGCTGAAGCAGGGCCCCAGTGGCGAAGACAGTCTTGGCAAATGGTGGGGCTTATGGGTGACCAATAAAAGTAATGGCGCAACCGATTTTATTGGGGAGCAACGGGTGCCGGCGGCCGTAAACGGCAAAAGCGTTGTATTGTGGAAGGCGCACACTTCTATGTTTGGAGAAGATCTGCATTGGTGGCAGTCTTTAAACGGCCATACAAAATATAAAGAGCAATCCAGCTTTCAGCCCTCAGCAATGGCGGCGGTAGATATTACCGCAAACGGGGGCACAGTAAAGCCCGTCAGATTCGTCAGCTTTATCAATTCAGGCAAACCCGTTACTGGCGGTAACGGCTTTAAATCTGTAAATTCCAAAGTATCTATTTACCGGGACACTACCAATTTCAACGTACAACACAATCTGGGTTATTGGGCTACTCCGGCGCCTAATTATCTAAAAAAGTAA
- the pgl gene encoding 6-phosphogluconolactonase, with translation MSNPIQLVWKDKEALSLAAAYHFVSAAAKNIAANGRFTVAFSGGSTPKRLFEILATPAFSNNIDWKNVLVFWSDERFVPPTSDESNYKMSRLALLDHVKIPRKNIFITPTKGEPAKCAQEYEASVKAILGRNAQFDLTLLGMGDDGHTASLFPGTTILTETKRLVKEVWVESKQTWRISFTYTLINKSKEVMLLVGDANKYPILKKIFAKNAKYLYPVQGVAPQKGQTIWMLDEAAVTGQ, from the coding sequence AAGCCTTGCTGCGGCTTATCATTTTGTAAGTGCCGCTGCAAAAAACATCGCGGCCAACGGTCGTTTTACCGTAGCTTTTTCCGGTGGCAGTACGCCCAAAAGATTGTTTGAAATACTGGCCACACCGGCCTTCAGTAATAATATCGATTGGAAGAACGTACTCGTCTTCTGGAGTGATGAACGTTTTGTACCCCCCACCAGTGATGAAAGCAATTATAAGATGAGCCGCCTGGCACTGTTGGATCATGTTAAGATTCCCCGGAAAAATATTTTCATCACCCCCACAAAAGGCGAACCTGCAAAGTGCGCACAGGAATATGAAGCCAGCGTAAAAGCCATCCTTGGAAGAAACGCTCAGTTCGACCTGACTCTTTTGGGCATGGGTGATGATGGGCATACGGCCTCCCTGTTCCCGGGCACGACTATCTTAACCGAAACAAAGCGACTGGTAAAAGAAGTATGGGTAGAAAGCAAACAAACCTGGCGCATCAGTTTTACCTATACGCTTATCAATAAAAGTAAAGAAGTGATGCTGCTGGTGGGTGATGCCAACAAATACCCCATCCTCAAGAAGATCTTTGCAAAGAACGCCAAATACCTTTACCCGGTGCAGGGCGTAGCTCCGCAGAAAGGGCAAACCATCTGGATGCTGGATGAGGCGGCAGTTACAGGGCAGTGA